ATCGCTTGCTGAACGCGCCGGCCAATCACGTGTTCCAGATCGAAGCTCCGGGCACTTACAGACATGCCTCCGCTGGTGTGGTCGACCCAGATTCTCTGGCGGCGGGGGATACCAACGCCTCACCAGAGCAGATCCGGCAAGAGGCCCCAGGTTGTTATCCGGGGATTTGCGTTGCGGGTGCGGATGGTTTGCGTTTTAACCCTCAGCAGGAAACCAACCAGTACACCACCCAGTCAGCCTGGGGCTATCGCCTGATTGGTATTGTGCGCTACGAGTCCGTCTTGCCGGGCATCTCCGTTCAGCCCTTCTTTATCCTTGGGCATGATGTGAACGGGATATCACCTGGACCGGGTGAGAACTTTGTTGAAGGGCGGAAATCCGCCTACTTGAACATCGAAACCCGTTACAAGAGCGCTTGGTCGTTTAATGCCGGCTATGGCTGGTATACCGGTGGCGGCGCCCAGAACCTGCTCCGAGATCGTGACTTCGCGCAGCTCTTCTTACGTTATCAGTTCTAAGCCAGCGCGAAGTTAGCCTCCAGTCAGCGAACACCCCCTGGTGGGGCCGGTCTTGTCCGGGCGTCGCCAGGAGGCACGACGATGCGAGAGCCTGAGATCAGTTCTGGATAGATGACCTGATGCAATGCGCTGCTAGAGCCCCCTCGCGGATGCCTGGCAGCTGCGTCGTTTCGCCGTGCTATAGCGGGTGCGTCCCCACCTGGGGGTCGTGCACTCGGGGCGCCGACGTCTTATGCGCCCGTCTAGGAAGACGAGTGGTCTGCTGCAGAGTCGTCCGGTGCGTAGCGGCTGAGTATGCGGGCGCCAACCGCGTCACCCCAGACGTTGACCACAGTGCGGCACATATCCAGCAAGCGATCTATGCCTAAGATGATGCCTACCGCAGCCATAGGCAGGGCAGCGACTGAGGGGCCTAAGCTTGCGTTCACGGCCTCCACAACAATCACCATGGTGACCAGGCCGGCGGAGGGGATGCCGGCGGCGCCCACAGCGGCCAGTGTGGCGGTAATGGCGACGATGATAAGTTGCTCAGGGCCTAAAGAGATGCCGTAGGCTTGGAATAAGAACACCACGGCGACTGCCTCATAGAGCGCTGTACCGTCCATATTGATGGTGGCCCCGAGCGGCAATACAAAGCGGCTGGAGCGCTTGGAGGCCCCGGCTGTCTGGGCGCATTCGATGGTCACGGGTAAGGTGGCAGAGCTTGAGTCGGTGCCAAAGGCGGTGAGCAGCGCGGGGCGCATGCCGCGAGCGAATTGCCAGGGAGAGGCTCCGCTGAAGCCGCGCAGTAGCAGCGGGAGGGTGACCAGGCCGTGGACGGCCAGACCAAGCAGTACAGCGAGCACATACCAGCTGAGTGGGCCAAACAAAGAGCCCAGTCCGATGCGTGCCACCGTCCAGGCCACCAGAGCCAGCACACCCAATGGGGCCAGAGCGAGAATCCAATCCACCAAGCGCATACTGGCAGCGAGCAAGGACTCAAACACTGCTACGAGTGGCTTGGCCCTGTCGCCGGTGGTAACCAGAGCGAGGCCGAGGAATATGGAAAACGCTATGACAGGGAGCAGCTGAAAGTTTGCGGCTGCGCCAAGGGGATTGGCGGGGACGAGCTGCGACAGCAGGTTTTGCGCCACCCGTCCCAGCCCACCCTGGCCGGTTTCCTCAATTCGCGTACGCTGGGTTTCGTTGGTTTGTGCATAACTACTTTCGCCGCTCTCAATCACAGCCAAACCTAAGCCGGTTCCCGTACCCTGCGGGTCGCCTGGTTGTAGCGTCGTGACGATGACCAAGCCGGTGACCACAGCGATGAACATGGTGCCGAAGTAGTAGAGTAAAGCGCGCCCTCCGAGGCGGCCCAGGTGCCGGGGATCACCAATGCTGCACACCCCAACGATAACGCTGGAGACGATCAGCGGGAGGAGCACCATCTTCAGGGCTCCCATAAAGATGGTGTTTCCGAGCAGAGAAAGTGGTGTGATCCAGGCGGCGGATACATTGCCGTCGTACCACCGGTAGAGGCCTTCGCCTAGCAAAGTGCCCAGTACCAATCCGCATAGAATGAATAGAGTCAGGCGGTGTCCAGACGCCATAGTGCATCGCTCCCAAGGTAGTCTTACAGATTAGCATTGCGGGCCGCATTGCACCGGCCAATGAACTGGAGGAGATTCGATGAGTCTGCAAAACAAAGTGTTGTTTATAACTGGCGCCTCAAGGGGAATTGGCTTGGCCATTGCCAAGCGCGCAGCGCGCGACGGCGCCAGAGTGGTGATTGCCGCGAAAACGGCCGAGCCCCACCCCAAGTTAGAGGGCACCATCTATACCGCGGCGGAGGAGGTGCGGGAAGCGGGTGGTGAGGCGCTTCCATTGATCTGCGACATTCGCTCCGAGGAGCAGGTGTTGGCAGCCGTCGCCAAAGCGGTGGAGACCTTCGGCGGCATAGACATTTGTGTCAACAATGCTAGCGCCATCAATTTGGGGGGCTCTGAAACCTTGGATATGAAGCGCTATGACCTCATGCACCAGATCAATGCGCGGGGAAGTTTTTTGGTGGCGCGTAGCTGCGTGCCCCACCTCAGACAGGCAGAGAACCCGCATGTTTTGAATTTGTCTCCACCCCTGGATTGGGACCTACAGTGGTTCGATAAACACCCCGCCTACAGTGTGGCTAAGTACAACATGAGCATTTATGCCTGGGCGATGGCGGCGGAGTTTCGCCGCGACGGTATTGCTTTCAATTGCCTGTGGCCGCGGACAACCATCGCCACGGCGGCTGTACGCAACCTCTTGGGGGGGGAGCAAATGGCGGCCGCGAGCCGTAAGCCGGAGATCATGGGGGATGCGGCCTGGCATATTCTCACCCAGTCGGCCCGCAGCACGACCGGGCAATTCTTCATTGATGACCTCGTCCTCAAAGAGGCAGGAGTGACCGACTTTGAGCAGTATGCGGTGACTCCCGGTGCTCAGTTGGTGCCCGATTTCTTCGTGCCTCAGTCAACACCGCCGCTGTAGCCAGCCTGCCATGCTCGGACGACACACCCGCGCAAAGCGAGTGGCGGGCTCCACGGCCTAGGTGCAATTCTGGGCGAACAACGTGATGTCTTTTATTAATTGCAAATAGCAATCATTATCATTAATATGAAGCCTGGTTTGTTGAGGAGAAGCTCTGATGTCCGGAGCGCGAGTTCGGGTCGGCTTCGAACAGGGTCGTCCGTGTTTACAAATTTTGGATGCCGATGCGCACAGTGTTCGCATGGCCTGGCGCGCTCCTGCCGCAGGCGAGGCCTTCGATCACATGGGGTTGCGCGATTTTTGTCGCGAATGCCTGTTGCAACAGGCGGTTACGCGGTGGTGGTCCGATGAATCCCGGTACCCTGCTGACGCCACCGGGCTGGGATCGTCTACGCCAGGAGCATCAACAATGCTGGGAGCGGCGCCATCTGGTGGTAGACGCCCTATCGGCGGCCGCCGCTGAGGGGGACCGTTCGGAAAACGCGGAGTACATCTACCGCAAAAAAGAATTGCGCGAACTCGACCGGCGCCTTCGTTACCTCGGGCGACTCATCGATACCGCGCAGGTGATTCGACAAGCTCCAGCGGACTGCTCCAAGGTGCGGTTTGCGGCCCATGTGCATATCCAAAGTGACCGCGGTGAGGATCGGCGCTTTCAACTGGTGAGCGACTATGAGGCCAACCCAGCCAAGGGCTTAGTGAATTGGCGAGCCCCATTGGCGCGGGCACTGATCGGCAAACAGGTTGACGATGAAGTGGAAGTGAGCTTGGATACGGAGCAGGGCATGCGGGTATGGACCATCCTGGCGGTGGACTATTCTGACCCAGAGCATGGCTCCTGAGCGGAGCTTCTGCGGTTTTCCGCGGCGCCCTACGACTCCTGAGGCGCTTGCGATATCCCCCATACCATGGCCATGGGGTGGTTGCGCATGCTGCGCGTTCCTCCCTGAGCAGGAGAAATGCCGACTCCGCGTGGGTTCAAGCCAAACCAGTGCGGTGCATTCGCAAGGAGGTTCTGCCCCTGGATAGGGGCAGCCTCATATGAGGGAATGACTACTTAGTGTCGGAAGTGCCGACGCCCGGTCAAGGCCATGGCGACTCCGGCGGCATCGGCGGCAGCGATGACGGCTTCGTCACGCATAGAGCCTCCGGGCTGGATAATCGTTTTGGCGCCAGCCTCTACGCCCGCAAGCATCGCGTCGGGGAAGGGGAAAAAGGCATCGGAGGCCATGATGCTGCCATCCAGAGATAAACCAGCACCCTCGGCTTTGCGCACGGCAATGCGCACGCTGTCCAGGCGACTCATCTGCCCCGCACCAATCGCCAGTGTGCGCCCGTCTTTGACGAACACGATGGCATTGCTCTTGACCATTTTGACCACAGACCACGCAAAGCGAAGGTCGGTGAGCTGTTCGGCTTCGATGGGCTGGGCGGTCACGCTGCGCACGTCTTTGTCTTGCAGACAAAGAGTGTCAGACTCCTGGACTAACATTCCTCCGCTGACACTGCGTAGGTCTAAGCGTGAGCTACGTGCCAAGGGTCCCCCAGTCGCGAGGGCACGCACATTCGGCTTCGAGGCGAGCACTTCTAGCGCTTGTGCGCTAAAAGCCGGAGCAATGAGCACTTCCAAGAATTGACGCTCGAGAATCGATTGCGCCAGCGCAGCATCCACCTCGTCATTCACGGCGATAATGCCGCCGAAGGCAGAGGTGGCGTCGCAGGCATAGGCGCGTTCATAGGCGCTACCGAGGTCAGCACCCAGCGCAACGCCGCAGGGGTTGGCGTGCTTGACGATGACACAGGCTGGGCCCTGGAATTCGTTCACGCAGGTCCAGGCGGCATCGGCATCGGCAATGTTGTTGTACGACAAGGCTTTGCCTTGCAGTAATTCAGCACCCGCTAAAGTCCCTGCAACGGGGCGTGCGTCGGCGTAAAAGCCGGCCGCCTGGTGAGGGTTCTCGCCGTAGCGCAGGGCCGTATGTAAGCGCCATTGACCGCCGATGTAAGGCCCTAGGGTACGTGCCTGCGGTGTGTTGTCATCGCAGCGGCCCATCCAGTCCACAATGGCGGCGTCGTAGGCTGCAGTATGCGCAAAGGCCTTGAGCGCCAAGCGCTGACGTAGGGCGAAGTCGGGTCCGCCTGCGTCAATCTCCCGCAGCAGCTCGGCGGCATCACTGGGGTCAACCAGGACGGTGACATCACGGTGATTCTTCGCGGCGGCGCGCAGCATGGCGGGGCCACCGATGTCGATATTTTCCACCGCAGTCGCATAGTCCGCATCGCCAGCGACGGTGGCGGCGAAGGGATACAAGTTCACGACCACGAGATCGATGGGCGTGATGTCTTCTTCGGCCAGTGTCTGCTCGTCCACCCCGCGGCGCGCCAAGATGCCGCCGTGAATGCGTGGGTGCAGAGTTTTGACCCGCCCACCCAAAATCTCTGGAGATCCAGTGTGTTCCGCAACTTCGCGGACTTCCAGTCCGGCGGCGCGCAATTGTTTCGCGGTACCACCGGAGCTGATGAGGGTGACCCCACGCGCGCTTAAGGAGCGGGCGAATTCTTCAATGCCCGTTTTGTCAGAAACCGAAATAAGGGCGGTTTGAATAGGACGCCGACCATGCAGGTCGCCACTGTCCGGGTGCGCGGTAATCATGGAGCAAGCTCAATCAAGAGGTGAGTAAAAGGTCAACAAGGTCGCCTTCGTCGTTATGCAGAGAGATTGTATTTCTGCAGCTTCTTACGCAGCGTGGCGCGGTTGATCCCCAAAATGGCGGAGGCTTTGGTGTTATTCCCTTCGCAATGGGCTAAGACAGCGCGCAGGAGGGGGCGCTCGAACTCTTCCATCAGCGTTTCGTACAAAGGGGCCGGTTGGGCGCCGTTGAGCGTGCGCAAGTAATCCTGCACGCAGGCTTCAACGTACTCACCAAGAGGTTGGTTCAGCGGCGGAGAGGCCGACTCAGACATAAGCGGGGATCGAGGCCGGGGCAACGAAGAACCGACGAATGATACCGGCCCCGCGCGAATTGTCTAGTCGCAATCCTTTAGTGTGCCCAGGAGTGCACACCATTGCCCTTGGACATATCGCGCAAACTGCAATTCCGGAAATGCGTCTTCCACCAGGGCTGCTTGGTCGTTGAGCAGCCCCGCCAAGAGCAGCTGGCCTTGGGGGTTGAGACAGCCCTGAAGGGTGGGGGCCAGCTCTACCAGGATGCCGGCCAGAATGTTGGCAATAACCAAGTCGTAGCGGCGCTGGGCGGCCTGTGCGCAGCTGACCACCGTAATGTTTTGGTGATTGGCTTGGGCATTGTTGCGGGTCGAGGTGTCGGCCTGCGGGTCAATATCGCAGGCGATGACCTCCGTGGCACCAGCCATAGCGCTGGCGATGGCAAGAATTCCAGAGCCACAGCCGTAATCCAGAACGGTGCGACCCTCTAAATTGTGCTGGCCTATCCATTCCAGGCATAGCGCCGTGCTGGGGTGGGTTCCCGTTCCAAAAGCGAGCCCTGGGTCCAGGCGCAGCGTGCGCCGCTGATCATTGGGAACCTCCGCGCCATGAGGCGCTACACGTAGCCATTGCCCAAAATCGATGGGCTGAAAATGGTCCAGCCACGCGCGCTCCCACACTTGCTCGGCCAGATCACCCCATTGCAGGCTGAGAATATAGGCCTCGCCGCCGAGGCGAAGCGAAGTCTCAACCTGCTCACGATCGACGTCGCCAGGGAACAAACCGGTCACACGCGTGTGCTGCCACAGTGGAGTTTGTCCCGGTGCCGGTTCCAGTACGGGATTGTCCTCAGCGTCGCTGAAGGTGACCGCCAAGGCCCCGCAGGCCTCGAGAATTTCGCTTAACGCTTCCGGTTGCGCGGTGCGCAGGTGCAGCTCGTGCCAATCACTCACTCTCGCGCCACTCCTCCATCCGCGCTTCTAGATGGTGGATCGACACCCCCCCTTCAACGAAGGCCGGATCGGCCAAAATACGTAGGTGGAGTTCACGGTTGTTTTTGACCCCCTCCAGGATGAGTTCCTCCAGGGCGCCGCGGGTGCGCGCCATGGCAATCTCGCGGCTGTCACCACTGACGATTAATTTGCCAATCATGGAGTCGTAGTGCGGCGGGACCCTGTAGCCGGCGTAAATATGCGAGTCAATTCGTACGCCGGGGCCGCCAGGTGCATGAAACTTGGTGATTTCACCAGGTGAGGGGGCAAAGCTCAAAGAGTCCTCGGCGTTCAGCCGACATTCAATTGCATGCCCCTGCCAACGGATGTCGTCCTGTTGGTAGGCCAGAGTTTGGCCATCGGCAATTTCAATCTGGGCGCGTACCAAGTCCACTCCCGTCACGGTTTCGGTCACGGGGTGCTCAACCTGGATACGGGTATTCATCTCAATGAAGTAAAACTGGCCCTCCTCGTACAAGAACTCGAAGGTCCCTGCGCCCACATAGTCAATGTCCTTGCAGGCCTTGACGCAAAGGGCTCCGATGCGCTGGCGCTGCTCCTCGGTAATGCCGGGAGCCGGCGACTCTTCCAGCACTTTTTGGTGACGCCTTTGCAGCGAACAATCGCGCTCCCCCAAATGAATGGCGTGGCCATGGGTGTCACATAAGACCTGGAATTCGATGTGCCGTGGTTTCGTAAGATATTTTTCCAGGAACACGGCTGGGTTACCAAAAGCATTAGCGGCCTCTTGCTGAGCGAGGCTCACAGCTTCGCGCAGCTGCTCAGGCCGATGCACCACATGCATTCCGCGGCCGCCGCCCCCAGCTGCAGCCTTCACGAGTACTGGATAGCCGATGCCAGCTGCCACCTCGTCCCATTCCTCGGGGTCTTCTCCCAGAGCGCCATCGGAACCAGGGACGCAGGGCACTCCAGCGGCAATCATGGCGGCTTTGGCCGCAGTCTTGTCGCCCATCAACGCGATGGTCTCAGCGCGGGGGCCGATGAAAATGAAGCCACTTTTAGTCACCGACTCGGCGAAATCTGCGTTCTCCGATAAGAATCCGAAGCCGGGGTGGATAGCGTCTGCACCGGTGACCTCGGCCGCCGCAATAATGGCCGGCATGTTGAGGTAGCTACGTGGCGCCTGCGCCGGGCCAATACACACTGCCTCGTCAGCGAGTAGTACATGTTTTTGGTCGCGGTCCGCCGTGGAGAAGACGGCGACGGTGCGAATGCCCATCTCGCGGCAGGCGCGCTGAATACGCAGCGCAATCTCGCCCCGGTTGGCAATCAGGACTTTGTTAATACGCTCCATTATTCGATAACGATTAGCGGTTGGTCGTACTCCACAGGCTGCTCGTTATCCACCAGCACCTCGCGCACCGTTCCAGAGCAGGGCGATTCGATTTGGTTCAGCATCTTCATGGCTTCGATGATGCACAGGGTCTGCCCGGCGGCCACGGTTTGTCCAACTTCCACAAAGGGTTTGGCGCCCGGCGCGGGCGAGCGGTAAAAGGTACCGACCATGGGTGCTTTGACCTCCGTGCCATTGTGGCTGGGAGCCGGTGCAGCCGTTGCTGGCTCTGCGGGCGCTGGTGCGGCGGCTGGGGTAGGAGCGGCCGGCGCTGCACTCCACTGAGCCGGGGCATTGGCTGAGAAGCGCGCAATGCGAATCGTCTCGTCATTGGTCGAGATTTCCAACTCTGCGACGTCAGAGTCTTCTACAACCTCAATCAGTTTTTTGATTTTGCGGATATCCATGCTTGCGGGTCTCGGTTTGGACGGCCTGTGAACAGCTTCAAGCGTTCTGGCTTAAATGGGTATGCGCGGCGGCCAGTGCGAACTGGTAGCCCTGTGGGCCCAAGCCGCAGATGACGCCTTGGGCAATATCAGACATATAAGACCTGTGGCGGAAACTCTCCCTGGCATGCACATTCGACAAATGCACTTCAATGAAGGGGATCGCCACGGCCAGTAATGCGTCGCGTAGGGCCACGCTGGTATGGGTAAAGGCGGCCGGATTGAAGAGGATGAACTCCACCGCATCATCAGCCGCTGCGTGTATGGCCTCGATTAGCTCGGCCTCGGAGTTGGACTGCAAGCATTCCAGCTCATGACCCAAGTCTTGGGCGGCGGCCACCAGTTGATCCTCGATATCGCCGAGGGTGAGGTGGCCGTAGATATCGGGCTCACGCTGACCTAATCGATTGAGATTGGGGCCATTGAGCAGCAGTATGCGTGACATCGGTGCGGGCAGAGTGAAGGACGCCTTTGCACTCTATCGGAGTCTGGACCCTAATGTCATCCTACCGTAGGATTTTGCGTACGTTCGCTGCAAGATTGCGTGCGTTAGCGGCGGTTTTATGGTGACTGTACTGGTGTTGATTGCAGGTCTTGTTCTTGCCAATGCGTAGCACGATACTCTCTGAAGGGCGTGTTCGATGGCGGGCTGCGCCGGCCCGCACCTTGCTTAGCCATCCAATGGGGCAAGCCAGTCTGCAAGAATGGCTGGAGTGAGGGCGCCGGCATGGCTGCGCACAATTTTCCCTTCGGGGTTAATCAACACCGTCCAGGGTAGGGCGCCTTGGGTGTCTCCCAAGTTGGTCATCCAATCGCTGACTCCACGCTCGCCAAATAGAACCGGGTAATTCATGCCAACTTTAGTGGCATAGGCTTGTGCTGGCTCTAGGCGATCCATGGCGGGGCCCAAGATCTGTAGATCCTGGTCGGCGTAGCGATCTTGGGTTTGAATGAGCAAAGGAATCTCTTCTAAGCAGGGTGGGCACCAAGTCGCCCAAAAATTCACCATCACCCATTGGCCATCAAACTCCGCGGCGCGGCGCAGCTGTCCTTGAGCATCCACCAGTTCCCAATCCGGTCGCTGGGCCCCAGAGGCCGTTTGTTGCATGGGCTCATGCTCACGAGCTGCGAGCAAACCAAGCACCAAGGCCACCACGGCAACCAATACAAAACTAGCAATACGAAGCTGATTCATGGGGCTTTAGTCTGTTCCTGCAGCCATTCCAAATAGCTGGGCAAGCCTGCACTGAGAGGAGTGGCGAGAATTTGCGGGGTTTCGTAGGGGTGATGAGCGAGTACGTACTGCTCAAGTTGGGGATAGCAACGGCGCATGGTTTTGCACAGCAATAGCACCTCGGCCTCGGCGCAAACGCGACCCTGCCAGCGATAAGTGGACTGAATAGGGAGCTGTTGCACGCAGGCAGCCAAACTTTGCTCCACAATGCCGCGGGCTAGGGCCTCCGCCTGTTGCGGGGGCGCAGTGATCCATACCACCCACGCCTCAGAGGTTGCCTGTGTTGTTTCCATGCCTCGTCACTCTAGCAGTGCGCTCCCTGCAGCGCAGTTCACCACAGCCGTGACGCCGTCATCCCATGTGCCGATGCTCAGCGTTCTGAGGCGGTTGTGGCGTTTGGCGTTGCCCTTGGTGCTAGCTCAAGCGTGTTTTCTCGGTATGAATGCCGTCGACACGCTGTTTGCCGGCCGCTTCGCTGCAAGCACCTTGGCCGGAGTGGGTCTGGGGAGCTCGGCCATTATTGCCGGCTACTGCTTATTGATGGGGATTTGTTTAGGAGTTGCACCGGCGGTCGGTCGGGCTTTGGGGGCGCAGGTCGATGCGGCGCATCTAGGAGCATGGACACTGGGTGCCCTGCAATTGGGCTTGGTATTGTGGACCCTACTGTTTGGGCTCTTTCAAGTTCTCGCCGGCCCACTGGCATCTTGGATTGCTCCCGAGCCCCAAGCCGCGGCCGAGATGCAGGCTTACTTGCGCTGGAGTACCTGGGGTTTCCCTGCGCTCGGTGCTTTTTTCGTATTGCGCAATGTCTTGGAGGCTCACGGTCACTCCGGGCCAACCTTGATGTGGGGGGCGTTCGCCCTAGGCCTGAACGTCATCCTCGATGCCGTCTTGGTCTCCGGTTGGGGGCCGGTGCCCGCGCTTGGCGCCGCTGGGGTAGGAATGGCGACCAGCGCTGTCCACTGGGTCTTAGGTTTGGGGATGTGGTGGTCTTTGCGACGGCATCCTGCCACCCGTCAACTGCGTCTACGCTCCGCGCCTGCGGTGCGCCAGGGGCGTAAAGAGATGTGGCAGTTAGGGCTGCCCATCGGCTTAGCCCTGTTGGCTGAAAGTGGACTCTTTGCTCTAGGGGGCTTGTTGATCGCGGTGTATGGCACAAAGGTCGCGGCCGCTCACCAAATTGCGAACACCCTGTCAGCCCTGGCCTTCATGCTTCAGGTTGGTGTCGGACAGGCCATGTGCGTATTGATCAGCCAGGCTTGGGGCGCCGGTGACGCAGCGCGCTTGCAGCTAGCGGCGCGGGCCGGGGTTGGCTCAGGTTTGCTCTTGGCGGTGGTGGTGGCAAGTGTTTATGCCCTGGCTGGAGATCTGCTGGTTGCGGGCTTCAGCTTGGATGCTGAGGTCCGTCGCTGGGGCTCAGCCTTCATGCTCTGGGCTGCCCTGTTTCACATTTTTGATGCCTTACAGGCTCTGCATGCGGCGGGGCTACGCGGCTTACACCAGACCGCTGCCGTCATGCGGCGTACCTTGCTCGCCTACATGGGGCTTGCCGTGCCAGGCATGCTGCTTGGAGTGATGGTGTGGCGCCTGCCACCCACGGTGATTTGGTGGGCGTTTAGTGCCGGCTTGGCCCTGGCGGCCGTATTGCTGGGTCTGCGTTTCTGGGCAGAACTGCGCAAACAGTGAATGTCCTGAGTGCGGTAGGCCCCGCCGGGAAAAATAGCGAGTTAGACTTGGCGCCCCGATAAGACCAAGAAGTCTGCGCCCATGACCGCTTTTGTGCTCAACCCCGACCAAAACTTGTTGGTGGAGCAAGCGCGCGCCCTTTGCCAAGGAGAAAGCGATCCGGTGGCAAATGCGGCCAACTTGGCATCGCTCTGCGGCCATGTGTGGCCGGATGTGAGTTGGGTCGGATTCTACTGGCGCTATGGTGCCGAGCTGCGTTTAGGCCCCTTTTGGGGCAAGCCAGCCTGCACTCGCATTGCCCTTGGCCAGGGCGTCTGCGGGACGGTGGCCGAGTCGGGAGCCTCGCTGCTGGTTCCAAACGTGCACGCTTTCCCCGGTCATATTGCTTGTGATGCTGCGACCAATTCTGAGTTGGTCGTGCCCCTGCTGCGCGATGGCCAAGTATGGGGCGTGTTGGACGTCGACAGCACCACCCCGGAGCGGTTTACTGCCGCTGAGAAGCAGTTGGCGGAGGAACTCGCTGCGGTATACGTGGCCAGTTTGCCTCAGGCTGTGTTCTTTGGGCCCGATGTGAGCGCGGACTAGCGCTAGACTATGTCGACCGTGATCTGCTCCCGCTCAGGGGCAGATGACCATTACTGAAAAGCGCAGGGATGCGCCACCGATGACAGGAGAGACCCCCTCATGAGTGCAAATCGTCGCAGCCGGATGATCACCGCTGGCGTGGCCCGTTC
This genomic interval from Oceanococcus sp. HetDA_MAG_MS8 contains the following:
- a CDS encoding divalent-cation tolerance protein CutA, which produces METTQATSEAWVVWITAPPQQAEALARGIVEQSLAACVQQLPIQSTYRWQGRVCAEAEVLLLCKTMRRCYPQLEQYVLAHHPYETPQILATPLSAGLPSYLEWLQEQTKAP
- a CDS encoding MATE family efflux transporter, coding for MPRHSSSALPAAQFTTAVTPSSHVPMLSVLRRLWRLALPLVLAQACFLGMNAVDTLFAGRFAASTLAGVGLGSSAIIAGYCLLMGICLGVAPAVGRALGAQVDAAHLGAWTLGALQLGLVLWTLLFGLFQVLAGPLASWIAPEPQAAAEMQAYLRWSTWGFPALGAFFVLRNVLEAHGHSGPTLMWGAFALGLNVILDAVLVSGWGPVPALGAAGVGMATSAVHWVLGLGMWWSLRRHPATRQLRLRSAPAVRQGRKEMWQLGLPIGLALLAESGLFALGGLLIAVYGTKVAAAHQIANTLSALAFMLQVGVGQAMCVLISQAWGAGDAARLQLAARAGVGSGLLLAVVVASVYALAGDLLVAGFSLDAEVRRWGSAFMLWAALFHIFDALQALHAAGLRGLHQTAAVMRRTLLAYMGLAVPGMLLGVMVWRLPPTVIWWAFSAGLALAAVLLGLRFWAELRKQ
- a CDS encoding GAF domain-containing protein codes for the protein MTAFVLNPDQNLLVEQARALCQGESDPVANAANLASLCGHVWPDVSWVGFYWRYGAELRLGPFWGKPACTRIALGQGVCGTVAESGASLLVPNVHAFPGHIACDAATNSELVVPLLRDGQVWGVLDVDSTTPERFTAAEKQLAEELAAVYVASLPQAVFFGPDVSAD